A DNA window from Bdellovibrio sp. BCCA contains the following coding sequences:
- a CDS encoding MnmC family methyltransferase, with translation MKSWKDIGFEIEITGDQSPSLRLLESVDPTKDRGESMHHSGGACAETLLIYGKPIHDVLKKVQNPHFLIVGLGLGYIEMTIAREALLLGKTAKEIGLITSYESVPELREFFYQWLHGKTENLNKEVVETYDAVAKSVLQDTHISKESLQEFLRFHFLSLADIQLALSADVKLTSKYHCILYDAFSSKTSPYLWEEEFLVQLLHEGSAEQSVLSTYACKGSLKRALRREGFEVFVREGFQGKRNSTLGVRHIALNL, from the coding sequence ATGAAGTCTTGGAAAGACATTGGATTTGAAATTGAGATCACAGGAGACCAAAGCCCGAGCTTGCGCCTATTAGAATCCGTGGATCCGACGAAGGATCGCGGTGAGTCCATGCATCATTCTGGTGGAGCTTGTGCTGAGACGTTGTTGATCTATGGAAAACCTATTCATGACGTTCTTAAAAAAGTTCAGAATCCTCACTTTTTAATCGTGGGCCTGGGACTTGGATATATAGAGATGACGATCGCTCGTGAAGCTCTGCTTTTAGGGAAAACGGCAAAGGAGATCGGACTTATCACAAGTTATGAGAGCGTTCCTGAGCTGCGCGAGTTTTTTTATCAGTGGTTGCATGGAAAAACTGAAAATTTAAACAAAGAAGTCGTCGAGACTTATGACGCTGTCGCAAAATCCGTTCTTCAAGATACACATATAAGTAAAGAATCGCTTCAAGAGTTTTTAAGATTTCATTTCTTGTCTTTAGCGGACATTCAACTCGCCCTATCGGCGGATGTAAAACTGACCTCAAAATATCACTGCATTCTCTATGACGCTTTTAGCTCGAAGACTTCTCCTTATCTTTGGGAAGAAGAATTCTTGGTGCAGCTGCTTCATGAAGGCAGTGCAGAACAAAGTGTGCTTTCGACATATGCCTGCAAGGGGAGTTTAAAGCGTGCTTTGCGCAGAGAAGGTTTTGAAGTTTTTGTTCGTGAGGGTTTTCAAGGAAAACGAAATTCCACATTGGGTGTAAGGCATATTGCACTTAATTTGTAA
- a CDS encoding GH3 family domain-containing protein: MFAMDSVVQNLGQKYLKTYANYISVKRADLLTKQEKNYASLRRNLSGTRLHKDLRLSHIRSYEEFVNHVPVHGYDDYAPYVDMIAAGHKNILFKDSVEHCGLSSGTSGKDSKRVPYNERMIKMFLKSQKRIASKLSTLEPDINFLKVGRLTFGSDPYLYSQNGIKFGYISGILSTRVPKSLAKNTFPSSEVLAISNWDRKIDMLIKESLEQDIQVVSGIPTYIISILEAILQKTGKQHINEIWPNLKVFIYAATPIKQYQERINRLVGHELNYYGVYAATEAAIGLPYEKYQNGRQRYILNPDLLYSFTPVVGEKKNLGLHEIEMGVAYYINIGAPNGFIHYSMKDVICFEEYQGDLVFEFVGRKSTGMNLAAEKVSDDEILDCYLATKNLTNVDLRHFFLSPIMKDGKASYLWTLFVPAHSEVNTELLAHTFEQEMQRLNGDYKDCRDVGVLGPAQVTLMSADYLQKYFEQNRSRGQFKMKTTFETAEEYLNFIRAHIGQGEVLQ; the protein is encoded by the coding sequence ATGTTCGCAATGGATTCTGTCGTACAAAACTTGGGTCAAAAATACTTAAAGACTTATGCAAACTATATAAGCGTGAAGCGCGCCGATCTTTTAACGAAACAAGAAAAGAACTACGCAAGCCTGCGCAGAAATCTTTCAGGCACCCGTTTACACAAAGATCTTCGCCTGTCCCATATTCGCAGCTACGAAGAATTCGTGAACCACGTGCCCGTGCATGGTTATGACGACTATGCTCCTTATGTTGATATGATCGCAGCAGGACACAAGAACATCTTATTTAAAGACAGCGTTGAACACTGCGGTCTTTCATCAGGAACCTCAGGTAAGGACAGTAAACGCGTTCCTTATAACGAGCGAATGATTAAGATGTTCTTAAAATCCCAAAAGCGCATTGCGAGCAAACTCAGCACATTAGAACCTGATATTAATTTTCTTAAAGTCGGTCGCCTGACGTTTGGTTCTGATCCTTATTTGTACTCGCAAAACGGTATTAAATTTGGATATATTTCTGGAATCTTAAGCACGCGTGTTCCAAAGTCTTTGGCAAAAAATACTTTTCCTTCCAGCGAAGTATTGGCGATTTCCAATTGGGATCGCAAAATTGATATGCTTATCAAAGAATCCTTAGAACAAGACATTCAAGTCGTCAGCGGAATTCCAACTTATATCATCAGTATCCTTGAGGCGATCTTACAGAAAACCGGAAAACAACACATCAATGAGATCTGGCCTAATCTTAAAGTTTTTATTTATGCCGCAACACCCATTAAGCAATACCAAGAGCGCATCAACCGTCTTGTGGGTCATGAACTGAACTATTATGGCGTTTATGCCGCCACAGAAGCCGCTATTGGTCTTCCTTATGAAAAATATCAAAATGGTCGTCAACGGTATATTTTAAATCCCGATCTTCTTTACTCTTTTACGCCCGTTGTTGGTGAAAAAAAGAACTTAGGTCTTCATGAAATTGAAATGGGCGTTGCGTATTATATTAACATCGGTGCACCAAATGGGTTTATTCATTACTCCATGAAAGATGTGATCTGCTTTGAAGAATACCAAGGAGATTTGGTATTTGAATTCGTCGGCCGCAAAAGCACCGGAATGAATTTAGCCGCAGAAAAAGTCAGTGATGATGAGATTCTAGATTGTTATTTAGCGACAAAGAATCTCACAAACGTCGATCTTCGCCATTTCTTTTTATCTCCGATAATGAAAGACGGAAAAGCATCTTATCTTTGGACTTTGTTTGTGCCTGCGCACAGCGAAGTGAACACGGAACTTTTAGCGCACACTTTTGAGCAAGAAATGCAAAGACTGAATGGCGACTACAAAGACTGCCGTGATGTCGGAGTTCTAGGTCCTGCGCAAGTGACCCTCATGAGTGCTGATTACTTGCAAAAATACTTTGAACAAAACCGCAGCCGTGGCCAGTTCAAAATGAAAACGACTTTTGAAACGGCGGAAGAATATTTAAATTTCATCCGCGCTCACATCGGTCAGGGCGAGGTTCTCCAATGA
- a CDS encoding substrate-binding periplasmic protein: MQIIRYVFAALLFPFFVSAKPLVLATFPIPLMVENTEKGLFINLTKEIAKRNNRDISIVVYPTGKTLLEFSNNKVDGIFPALDVYVPKLSARTAPFYYKTDYIFYKKNHPFKTIKDLEGRKVGLTFRYPYAQELVQNKKIKFEFAADDVLNMKKLGRGTIDAFVVEQRSGLKALQLSGEKDIEFDKDKPLSQQVVFYAFQNTEEGKMLAEIFSKTIESMKKDGSLSRVLAETE, from the coding sequence ATGCAAATAATTCGGTACGTTTTCGCAGCTTTGCTATTTCCTTTCTTTGTCTCTGCAAAGCCTTTGGTTCTTGCAACATTTCCTATTCCTTTAATGGTAGAGAATACGGAAAAAGGTCTTTTCATTAATCTCACCAAAGAAATCGCCAAGCGCAACAATCGTGACATCAGTATTGTTGTCTATCCTACGGGAAAAACTCTTTTGGAGTTTAGTAATAATAAAGTGGACGGAATTTTTCCGGCGCTCGACGTATATGTCCCGAAGCTTTCAGCAAGGACAGCACCTTTTTATTATAAAACCGATTATATTTTTTATAAAAAAAATCATCCTTTTAAAACAATCAAAGATCTTGAAGGACGCAAGGTGGGGCTTACGTTCCGCTATCCTTATGCTCAGGAACTTGTGCAAAATAAAAAAATCAAATTCGAGTTCGCAGCGGATGATGTTTTGAATATGAAAAAATTGGGGCGCGGAACAATTGATGCTTTCGTTGTCGAGCAAAGATCCGGCCTAAAAGCCTTGCAACTCAGCGGTGAAAAAGACATTGAGTTCGATAAGGATAAACCTCTTTCCCAGCAAGTCGTCTTTTACGCCTTTCAAAATACCGAAGAAGGAAAAATGCTCGCAGAGATTTTTTCCAAAACGATCGAAAGCATGAAAAAAGACGGCAGTCTCAGCCGTGTTTTGGCTGAGACTGAGTAG
- a CDS encoding LysE family transporter, with product MILWLILVGFLSAFALGPASFNIIRSLINKRTWPWGSIAGFLLGDIFYITLALLLLQSPLLQLTWLKTLLTGLTVASLVLYSGKILFPSLKDKDQEVKPLQQQQQGFKNSLLLTLSNFHLVFIYAGLFVNISHSRHFSLFAGVMVYFMAFLVTFFALLWALRSLQSSLKNVLRRIEMVAAFGFLTFSVYLSLEIL from the coding sequence ATGATTTTGTGGTTGATCCTTGTCGGATTTCTTTCCGCCTTTGCTTTGGGTCCTGCGAGTTTTAATATCATTCGCAGTCTTATTAACAAACGCACTTGGCCTTGGGGTTCTATCGCGGGATTTCTTTTAGGTGATATTTTTTATATCACCTTGGCTTTGCTTTTACTGCAAAGTCCGCTTTTGCAGCTTACTTGGCTTAAAACACTTTTAACGGGACTGACTGTCGCTTCTCTTGTTCTTTATTCCGGGAAAATTCTTTTTCCTTCACTGAAAGACAAAGATCAGGAAGTGAAACCTTTGCAGCAACAACAGCAAGGCTTTAAAAACAGTCTCCTTTTAACTCTTTCAAATTTCCATTTGGTTTTTATTTACGCAGGACTTTTCGTCAACATCAGCCACAGCAGGCATTTTTCTTTGTTTGCCGGAGTGATGGTTTACTTTATGGCCTTCCTTGTGACTTTCTTTGCGCTTCTTTGGGCACTTCGCTCTTTGCAGAGTTCTTTAAAGAATGTTCTTAGAAGAATCGAAATGGTCGCGGCTTTTGGATTTCTAACTTTTTCCGTCTATCTGTCTTTGGAGATATTATGA
- a CDS encoding TIGR01212 family radical SAM protein (This family includes YhcC from E. coli K-12, an uncharacterized radical SAM protein.) — MEKGWLGLPYHTISEHYNKLFGEKVYKVPVSVVDDCPNRRGLKGMQTCVFCDVWGSAANAESLSMELRTQIETYQSKISARYKAKAFLIYFQAYTNTFTKVSALRHNFDVALSYPWVKGFTVGTRPDCLSKAVLDLWQEYHEKSFVAVELGVQSFFNDQLEFMRRGHTAEASIEAVHKIASNTKVDLGIHLIFGNPGETDEHIIKTAEIVNTLPITNVKLHNLHVLKQTPLEEMYHRGEFMPIDRDTYAHRVELFLQHLSPRFALHRLAAYSSRWDELVAPEWTKDKMGTHQYIIDYLRAQKSYQSQHFHAQSEEDVLAQTVLQKKSIPLASDLA, encoded by the coding sequence ATGGAAAAAGGTTGGTTAGGTCTTCCCTATCATACAATTAGTGAGCACTACAATAAGCTCTTTGGAGAAAAGGTCTACAAGGTCCCGGTCTCTGTTGTGGATGATTGCCCTAATCGCCGCGGCCTTAAAGGCATGCAGACTTGCGTGTTTTGCGACGTGTGGGGGTCTGCCGCCAATGCCGAAAGCCTTTCCATGGAGTTGCGTACGCAGATTGAGACTTATCAATCTAAAATCAGTGCGCGCTACAAAGCCAAAGCCTTTTTGATCTACTTCCAAGCTTACACAAACACGTTCACGAAAGTGTCTGCTCTTCGTCACAACTTTGATGTGGCTCTTTCTTATCCTTGGGTGAAGGGTTTCACCGTGGGAACTCGTCCTGACTGTTTGTCGAAAGCAGTTTTGGATTTGTGGCAGGAGTATCACGAAAAATCTTTTGTCGCCGTGGAACTGGGCGTGCAGAGTTTTTTTAATGATCAGCTGGAATTCATGCGCCGGGGTCACACAGCCGAAGCATCGATTGAAGCGGTTCACAAGATTGCTTCGAATACGAAAGTGGATTTAGGAATTCATCTGATCTTTGGAAATCCCGGTGAAACTGACGAGCATATTATTAAGACCGCTGAGATCGTGAACACTCTTCCGATCACGAATGTGAAACTTCACAACCTGCACGTCTTAAAACAGACGCCGCTGGAAGAAATGTATCATCGTGGAGAGTTTATGCCGATTGATCGTGATACCTACGCTCATCGCGTGGAACTCTTCTTACAGCATTTGTCTCCCCGTTTTGCTCTCCACAGGCTGGCGGCTTACTCTTCTCGTTGGGATGAGTTGGTGGCGCCGGAGTGGACAAAGGATAAAATGGGCACGCACCAGTACATCATTGATTATTTGCGCGCGCAAAAGTCGTATCAATCGCAGCATTTCCACGCCCAGAGCGAAGAAGATGTCCTGGCACAAACTGTTTTGCAGAAAAAATCGATTCCTTTGGCCTCAGACCTTGCTTAG
- a CDS encoding TetR/AcrR family transcriptional regulator yields the protein MATQSKEDIYFAVCNAILKMEVAKGHLKWTLTDISRESGITRSLIYYYFGKEKKSALQEAYKFVLSNFFNIERTKSMGIRERLKKVLEDVKKMPYLFVLYYLERNTGGEIGLMIREAEGMLLQALKKEFPKLNDNQILEIYLKELGAITFQLPPERVKDLFADHL from the coding sequence ATGGCAACTCAGTCTAAAGAAGATATTTATTTTGCTGTCTGTAACGCGATTCTAAAGATGGAAGTTGCAAAAGGCCACTTGAAGTGGACTTTAACGGATATCTCCCGCGAATCCGGGATCACGCGATCGTTGATTTATTATTACTTCGGAAAAGAAAAGAAATCAGCCTTGCAAGAGGCTTACAAATTTGTGCTTTCAAATTTCTTTAATATCGAGCGCACAAAATCCATGGGAATCCGTGAACGTCTTAAAAAAGTTCTCGAAGACGTAAAAAAGATGCCTTATCTTTTCGTTCTTTATTATCTCGAAAGAAATACAGGCGGGGAGATCGGATTGATGATCCGCGAGGCTGAAGGCATGTTGCTGCAGGCTTTGAAAAAAGAATTTCCAAAGCTCAACGACAATCAAATCTTAGAAATCTATTTAAAAGAATTAGGAGCGATCACGTTCCAGCTTCCGCCGGAACGCGTGAAGGATCTTTTCGCAGATCATCTTTAG
- a CDS encoding ribonucleoside-diphosphate reductase subunit alpha: protein MLETTAHIMRVKKRDGTLEPVDVTKIVERVTRNCQGLTQVDPLRVATKAISGLYDGATTNELDNLCIQTASLLIGEEPEYSRLAARLLSTYIDEEVRSQKIQSFADSVAFGHSVGLLSETTYKFVEANKAALCAAIEPYRTDRFEYFGLRTVYDRYLLKNPMSRQVFETPQYFFMRVACGLAQSVEEAIEFYRLISSHDYMASTPTLFNSGTTRPQMSSCYLLDSPDDDLQAIYNKYTDIALLSKFAGGIGVAYSRVRSRGSLIKGTNGHSNGIIPWLKTMDSSVAAVNQGGKRKGAACVYLETWHADIEEFLELRDNTGDEAKRTHNLNLANWVPDLFMKRVETNGMWSLFDPRVVPHFVDTYGPEFEKAYEEAEAKKLYVKQIKAQDLYARMMKTLAQTGNGWMTFKDAANMKANQTGEAGNVIHLSNLCTEILEVTSNKETAVCNLGSVNLGRHVENGQFNFEKLAKSVRTAVKYLDRVVDINFYPIETAKDSNHKWRPVGLGVMGLQDAFFQLKLPFDSAAARDLSAKIQEEIYYNALLTSCELAEKHGTHGAYEQTKAAKGLLQYDLWGVTPSQPERFNALKEKIKKHGLRNSLMIAIAPTATIASIVGCYEAIEPQVSNLFKRETLSGEFMQINRYLVSELKAIGLWNEDIRNEIKLQDGSIQDVAAIPPQLKELYRTVWEIPMKSLIDMAADRGAYIDQAQSLNLFMESPTIGKVSSMYMYAWKKGVKTTYYLRSRPATKIAKTTVKSSSTGADLSAAAANSMDAAPVAQEAAPKKTYTDAEVIACSLENPEACEACQ, encoded by the coding sequence ATGTTGGAAACAACAGCTCACATCATGAGAGTTAAAAAGAGAGATGGCACACTTGAGCCCGTCGACGTAACAAAGATCGTTGAACGCGTGACTCGTAACTGCCAAGGCCTGACACAAGTGGATCCACTTCGTGTAGCAACAAAGGCGATCAGCGGTCTTTATGATGGAGCAACAACAAACGAGCTTGATAATCTTTGTATTCAAACAGCGTCTTTGCTGATTGGCGAAGAGCCAGAATATTCTCGTTTGGCGGCCCGTCTTCTTTCTACATATATTGATGAAGAAGTTCGTTCTCAGAAAATTCAATCTTTCGCGGACTCTGTGGCTTTCGGTCACTCTGTAGGTCTATTGTCTGAGACGACTTATAAATTCGTAGAAGCTAACAAAGCAGCTCTTTGCGCGGCGATTGAGCCTTACCGCACAGACCGTTTTGAATACTTCGGTTTGAGAACTGTTTACGATCGTTATCTTTTGAAAAACCCAATGTCACGCCAAGTATTTGAGACTCCTCAATACTTCTTTATGCGTGTGGCTTGCGGTCTTGCTCAATCTGTTGAAGAAGCTATCGAATTCTATCGTTTGATTTCTTCTCACGATTACATGGCTTCCACTCCGACTCTTTTCAACTCTGGAACAACTCGTCCTCAGATGTCTTCTTGCTATCTTTTGGACTCTCCAGATGATGATTTGCAAGCGATCTACAATAAGTACACAGACATTGCTTTGCTTTCTAAATTCGCGGGCGGTATCGGTGTTGCTTACTCTCGCGTTCGTTCCCGCGGTTCTTTGATCAAAGGAACAAACGGTCACTCGAACGGTATCATTCCTTGGTTGAAAACAATGGATTCTTCTGTTGCGGCTGTAAACCAAGGTGGAAAACGTAAAGGGGCTGCCTGCGTTTATCTTGAAACATGGCACGCGGACATCGAGGAATTCCTTGAACTTCGCGACAACACAGGTGACGAAGCAAAACGCACTCACAACTTGAACTTGGCAAACTGGGTTCCAGATTTGTTCATGAAGCGCGTTGAGACAAATGGCATGTGGTCTTTGTTCGACCCACGCGTAGTGCCTCATTTCGTAGACACTTACGGTCCTGAATTCGAAAAAGCTTACGAAGAAGCTGAAGCGAAAAAACTTTATGTAAAACAAATCAAAGCTCAAGACTTGTATGCGCGCATGATGAAAACTTTGGCGCAAACAGGGAATGGCTGGATGACATTTAAAGACGCTGCCAACATGAAAGCCAACCAAACTGGCGAAGCTGGCAACGTGATCCACTTGTCTAACCTTTGTACTGAAATCCTTGAAGTGACTTCAAACAAAGAAACAGCGGTGTGCAACTTGGGTTCTGTGAACTTGGGTCGTCACGTTGAAAACGGTCAATTCAACTTCGAAAAACTGGCGAAATCTGTTCGCACAGCTGTGAAGTACCTCGACCGCGTTGTTGATATCAACTTCTACCCTATCGAAACTGCAAAGGATTCTAACCACAAATGGCGTCCGGTAGGCTTGGGTGTGATGGGTCTTCAAGATGCGTTCTTCCAATTGAAGCTTCCATTTGATTCAGCAGCGGCTCGTGATTTGTCTGCGAAAATCCAAGAAGAGATTTACTACAATGCTCTTTTAACTTCTTGTGAATTGGCTGAAAAACACGGAACTCACGGCGCTTATGAACAAACAAAAGCGGCTAAAGGTTTGTTGCAATACGACCTTTGGGGCGTGACTCCTTCTCAACCAGAGCGTTTCAACGCTTTGAAAGAAAAAATCAAAAAGCACGGTTTGCGCAACTCTTTGATGATCGCGATTGCTCCAACAGCAACTATCGCTTCTATCGTAGGTTGCTACGAAGCAATTGAGCCTCAAGTATCTAACTTGTTTAAACGTGAAACACTTTCTGGTGAGTTCATGCAAATCAACAGATACTTGGTGTCTGAATTGAAAGCGATCGGTCTTTGGAATGAAGACATCCGCAATGAGATCAAACTTCAAGATGGTTCTATCCAAGACGTGGCGGCAATTCCTCCACAATTGAAAGAGTTGTACCGCACAGTTTGGGAAATCCCAATGAAGTCCTTGATCGATATGGCGGCGGATCGTGGAGCTTACATCGACCAAGCTCAATCTTTGAACTTGTTCATGGAAAGCCCCACTATCGGTAAAGTTTCTTCTATGTATATGTATGCATGGAAAAAAGGTGTGAAAACGACTTACTACTTGCGCTCTCGTCCAGCGACAAAGATCGCAAAAACAACTGTGAAGTCTTCTTCTACAGGAGCAGATCTTTCAGCAGCCGCGGCGAATTCTATGGATGCAGCCCCCGTTGCTCAAGAAGCTGCCCCTAAAAAGACTTACACAGACGCTGAAGTGATCGCATGTTCTTTGGAAAACCCAGAGGCTTGTGAAGCTTGTCAGTAG
- a CDS encoding C45 family autoproteolytic acyltransferase/hydolase encodes MKHILFIFLLLPSLSWADCILKQELHGQRHFICQASGTSKAIHVLDLQGGFGETAYYHGYFLRNEIEQGVLKGVQTRADQAFGELSGKEREQVMLIKRCVMDNYRTSVSDDFKSGLQNLYKGLKDAGSPVDWKTFEETNYMVEFSIFTDAMQRQLSENPRKGKIQVFASCAPYFIGHSLLKPFKILAKGLRSIKMGCTGISASASGSKDGALVHGRNFDTGLLGFYEPEQVVVINRQRNGITSVGLGSAGLHYAGGISGFNNYGLSVSLHELQTEGTKIRYESGTSDIAPYLLHSIIMKAHTLDEAISMIKTRKGFGAWTFFISDSKTDEVASIELSGNTVVVARRAKNKFLGQSNHFLGDATSQEGYEYSLNKTLETRARLAHVSRTLQEDWGHIDYQWVINRLSGHQDELVGPRSFGRTTTKVYTAATHVMVPGRQEWWMSLPETYPTNRSHFVGFRLSQGATPVEIIGVTKAWEDPNKTRWYDSMSSYIRAYLSNENDSKTIAGIDRTLGLLENAARTAEESQVYEFPYHFMWARIKVYRAARLIMQGQKEMAYQDLVEAQEKFAEISTKVSSTLHPYEQFQLNLWNFRAETLKPRAKQNKSFQGSAQVRAQQVILNLIQQYPRQSELYDLQWSLGESAQLYIVLDAEIRLGTVE; translated from the coding sequence ATGAAACACATCCTTTTTATTTTTTTGCTTCTTCCGTCTTTGTCATGGGCTGACTGTATTCTTAAGCAAGAACTCCACGGGCAAAGGCATTTTATTTGCCAAGCCTCAGGGACCAGCAAAGCGATTCATGTGCTGGACCTGCAAGGCGGATTTGGAGAGACGGCTTACTATCATGGCTATTTTCTTCGCAATGAAATTGAGCAGGGCGTTCTTAAAGGCGTGCAAACTCGTGCAGATCAAGCCTTCGGTGAGCTGAGTGGCAAAGAGCGTGAACAGGTCATGCTTATCAAAAGATGCGTGATGGACAACTATCGCACCAGTGTCTCTGACGATTTCAAATCAGGTTTGCAGAATCTTTATAAGGGTCTTAAAGACGCCGGCAGTCCTGTCGATTGGAAAACTTTTGAAGAGACCAATTATATGGTTGAGTTTTCGATTTTCACAGATGCCATGCAAAGACAACTCAGTGAAAATCCACGCAAGGGAAAAATACAAGTGTTCGCCTCTTGCGCGCCTTATTTTATCGGACATTCACTTTTAAAACCCTTTAAGATTTTAGCAAAGGGCTTACGTTCTATTAAAATGGGATGCACAGGGATTAGTGCCTCTGCCAGCGGTTCCAAGGACGGAGCCCTCGTTCACGGAAGAAATTTTGATACCGGTCTTCTGGGCTTCTATGAGCCCGAACAAGTGGTCGTGATCAATAGACAAAGAAATGGCATTACTTCTGTAGGCTTAGGCTCTGCAGGCCTGCACTATGCCGGTGGCATCAGTGGATTTAATAACTATGGACTTTCCGTAAGTCTTCACGAGTTGCAAACGGAAGGCACAAAGATTCGTTATGAGTCTGGAACATCAGACATTGCTCCTTACCTTCTTCATTCAATCATTATGAAAGCCCACACTTTGGATGAGGCTATCTCCATGATTAAAACAAGAAAAGGCTTTGGCGCATGGACCTTCTTTATTTCAGATTCTAAAACAGATGAAGTCGCATCTATTGAATTAAGCGGAAACACCGTTGTCGTCGCTCGCCGTGCGAAAAATAAATTCTTAGGACAGAGTAATCACTTCTTAGGCGATGCGACCAGTCAAGAGGGCTATGAATACAGTTTGAATAAAACTTTAGAAACCAGAGCCCGCCTTGCTCATGTCTCGCGCACTTTACAAGAGGACTGGGGACACATTGATTATCAATGGGTGATCAATCGTCTTTCAGGACACCAAGATGAACTGGTAGGTCCGCGCAGCTTCGGTCGTACGACAACAAAAGTTTATACAGCAGCCACACACGTGATGGTTCCAGGTCGTCAAGAATGGTGGATGAGTTTGCCAGAAACTTACCCGACAAACCGTTCTCATTTTGTTGGTTTCAGACTGAGCCAAGGCGCCACACCTGTTGAAATCATCGGCGTCACAAAAGCTTGGGAAGATCCCAATAAAACGCGTTGGTATGATTCGATGAGTTCTTACATCCGCGCTTATCTCTCGAATGAAAACGACAGTAAAACAATTGCAGGTATTGATAGAACCTTGGGACTTTTAGAAAATGCGGCTCGCACAGCGGAAGAATCCCAGGTTTACGAGTTCCCTTATCACTTCATGTGGGCTCGTATTAAAGTGTATCGTGCGGCCCGCTTGATTATGCAGGGGCAAAAAGAGATGGCTTACCAGGACCTCGTCGAAGCCCAAGAAAAGTTCGCGGAAATTTCTACTAAGGTCAGTTCAACTTTACATCCTTACGAACAATTCCAATTAAATCTTTGGAACTTTCGCGCAGAGACCTTAAAGCCTCGAGCCAAACAAAACAAATCTTTCCAAGGTTCAGCGCAAGTCCGAGCTCAACAAGTGATTCTGAACTTGATTCAACAGTATCCTCGTCAAAGCGAACTTTATGATTTGCAGTGGAGTTTAGGCGAAAGTGCTCAGCTCTATATCGTGCTTGATGCGGAAATTCGCTTAGGCACCGTCGAATAA